The genomic interval GGGCGTGCTTGCCGCTGCTGCATTGCTCGGGACATTTGCCCTCCTGCGTCGCAGGCGCGCATAGTCCTTTTTGAGGAGGCCCCCCGTTGGGGCGGTTACGCTCGGGTGCTGCTGCCGAGGTAGTGCCTGAGGGAGACCAACTATGCGCAACACAACCGCCCCCCTGCTTGTCGCGCTGATGATGTTCATCAGCGCAGTATCGCTGCTCGTCCTCGACGCAGCCGGAACCCGCTGGGAACAGACCAGCGCCGCCGACTTCGATGATGGAGAGAGCTTCTTCGTCGAGACAAGCGGCGGGACGCTGAAGCTCAGCCGTGGGTTGACCGGCACCTGGAGTGCCGTGGGCGAATCCTCGTCCGACCTCTTCGGCCGCAGCGTCGCCTCGGCGGGCGACGTGAACGGCGATGGCTACGCGGACGTCATCGTCGGCGCGTACGGCAACGACGGTGCCGGCAGTCTTGCAGGCGAGGCGTACGTGTACCACGGCTCCGCCAGCGGCCTCTCGGCGACGCCGGACTGGAGCGACCAGGGCGAGGCGGCGTACGACTACTTCGGCTGCAGCGTCGCCAGTGCGGGCGACGTGAACGGCGACGGCTACGCAGACGTCATCGTCGGCGCGGACGGCAACGACGACGCCGGCAGCGCAGCGGGCGAGGCGTACGTGTATGGCGGCAGTGGCTATGTCGAGCGCGGCGTCTTCGAGTCCGAGGCGCTGACGCTCGACTCGACCGACAGCGCTGACTGGCTGATGCTGCGCTGGACGCCGTCGAAGCCGCAGCCGGCCGGGACCACCGTCAAGGCGCAGGTCGGGACGAGCAGCGACGGGCTGACCTGGACTTGGCACGGGCCGACCGGCTCAACCTCGAGCTACTTCACCAACCCGGCAGGGCAGGCAATCTACGCGGGCGACCGCGGCAAGTTCCTGAAGGTGCGCTTCTACCTCACCAGCGATTTCAGCGAACCGGGCGACGCGAAGGGCGATGGCGCGGGAGTGCGGACGCCGAGCGTCGAGAGCTTCTCGGTCGACTACGTGCGGTTCATCGCCCCCACCGTTTCCCTCACCTGGCCCAATGGCGGTGAGAACCTGATGCATGGCGAAAGCTATGCGGTGACGTGGGACGTCACTGGCGACCTCTCGGGCAGCACCGCCATCGCGCTTGCGTACAGCCTCGATGGCGGCTCGACCTACACCTCGATAACGAGCGCGACCGCCAACGACGGCCACTACCTCTGGACGCTACCGAGCAACGAAAATGTCGAGCGCGCCCTCATTCGCATCACTGCCACGGCACTGGACGGCTCGACCGTTCAGGATACCAGCGACGGGACGTTCTCCATCGACCCGCCCGAGTTCTGGCAGACCGGCGACGGTGAAACCATCGACACCGAACCGCCGGCCATCACACTCTTCGCGCCCGGCGAAGCCACGGCGGGCGAGCCGCTCACCGTGCGCGCTGAGGTCACCGACGAGACCGCGGTTACGCAGGTCGCGCTGCGCTACACCGCGGGCGATGGCGAGCCGGTGACGGTCGCCATGTCCCCCGCCGGCAACGGCGTCTGGGAAGTCACGCTGCTGCCCGCGGAGGGTGCGCTGGAGCTGGCAGTCATCGCGAGCGACGGGAGCAACGTGGTCGAGACGCCATCGCAATCGCTGTCGGTCGGCGCAGCCGGCGGTGCCGGCACTGCTGCCGGTGGCAGCATGACTGCACTAGCGGTGCTGGGTGCTGCGGCACTGGGCCTGCTGGCGGGTTTATCGCGGAGACGCGAGTGACGCGGAAGCGACTGCGCAAGGAAGAGCACGGCCTCACCGACGGCAATGGGCTCACCAACGGCTCGGGCGTGGGGCTGCTGCGGCAGCTTGACAACGCCGGGCTGACTGACGGCAATGGATTGACTAACGGTTCGGGCGCCGGGCTCTTCAACGGCAACAGCCACGGCCTCACCGACGGCAACGGTCTCACCAACGGCTCCGGCCTCGGCACGGGGCTGACCGACGGCAATGGCCTGACGAACGGTAACGGCCTGACGAACGGCAACGGTCTGACGAACGGCAACGGGCTGACGAACGGTAACGGTCTGACGAACGGCAACGGCCTGACGAATGGCAACGGCCTGACGAATGGTAACGGACTGACGAACGGTAACGGCCTTACGAACGGCGAGGGCGCCGGCTACACGCCACCGACCGTGCTGGATTTCTCGACCGACAACCCGAAGCGGCTCCAGCTGGTCGCAGTGGCGGTCGTGCTGTTGCTGCTCGGCGTCTCGTTCCTGATGTTCTGGATGCCGGAGGAGGCGAACAGTGTCTCCATTGATGGTGACTTCGGCGACTGGAACGGCGTCGCCGTAATTCCCGATGCCGAGGCTGACCAGCGGACCAACCGCAACGTCAACCTGGTCGGCGGTGCGATGCAGGCGGACGCAGTCTATCTCTCGATTTACGCCGAGACCGAGGAGTCCCTTTTCGCCGGGACAACGACCGACCTTCTGCGCGTCTTCATCGACTCCGACTCCGACGCGTCCACGGGCTACGACTATCGCGGCATCGGCGCCGACCACATGCTGGAAATTGCCGGCGCCGGCACGATAGTCAGCGCCGCCTACCTCTACACCTGGGATGACGGCCGCGGCCGCACCGACTGGAACGGCTTCACGGCGCTCACCAGCCTCAACGCGCGCGCCAGCGCCAGCCAGCTCGAGACACAGGTTCCCCTCTTCGACCTTGGCATCGCTGAGGGCGAGCCGGTCATCGCGCTGCTGCAAGCCAGCGACAGCGCCGGCCACGAGGACGTGCTCGACACTCCGCTCGCCGTGGGCGGCGCTGCGTTCAACGCAGCGCTACTCCCGACCGACGACTTCCCGCTGCCCGAGGGCTGGTCGTCGCCCGGCGTGCTGCGTTTGCAGGCGAGCCGCGAGGCGAGCATCGACCGGCTGGCACTCACGCTCGAGGGCACTCACGCCGCAGGCGCAATCGCAGCCGCGGAGCTGGTGCTGCCGGACGGCACAACGTGGCGCTGCGACCGCGCTGGCAGCCAGCTGCTCTGTAGCGGCGAGGTGCTGGCGCTGTCGCCCGCCGAGCCGGCCGAGCTGGCGCTGCGGGTCGAGGTCGACGCGACCGCCGAGGCGGGGACGACGCTACAGCTGGCGCTGGGCGAAACCGGCTTCGACGGCTACCTGCGCGCGCTGCCAGCCGAGCTGCCGCCGCGCTACCTGCTGGCGGACCCCGACCGGCTGGCGGTCGACGGGCTGTTCATCGACTGGGAGGACCGTCTGGCGGGGAGCGACCCGGCGGGCGATGTCGCGAACGCCAACGTGGACCTGCGCGATTACGGCGAGGCGGTGCAGGAACAGCAACTGTTCTTTTACGTAAACGTCGCAGGCGAAATCCTCGCCGGGGCCGAAATCCCGGCTGAGGCACCGCGCCATCGGCCAGCGGAGCAGATGGAGACGCCGCCCGAAGTCCCCGAGGCGGCGGTAACGCAGCAGTCGCAGGCGCCGCTGCCGGTCGAGACCGGCGAGGACCAGGTGTGGGTGCTGCTCGACGTAGTCCCCGGTGCGGGTTACCGCGTCTCGCCCTTTGTCAGCGCCGACTACGCGCTCTTTATCCGCGGCTGGACCGGTAAGGTGCTGGACCAGCAGCTGCTGCGATTCAGCGGCGACAGCGCCAGCGACTGGGACTGGTCGCCTTACGGGGAAGCGGACGCCGCCGCGGGGGGCAGCGAGCTGGAAGCGG from Candidatus Poseidoniia archaeon carries:
- a CDS encoding integrin alpha yields the protein MMFISAVSLLVLDAAGTRWEQTSAADFDDGESFFVETSGGTLKLSRGLTGTWSAVGESSSDLFGRSVASAGDVNGDGYADVIVGAYGNDGAGSLAGEAYVYHGSASGLSATPDWSDQGEAAYDYFGCSVASAGDVNGDGYADVIVGADGNDDAGSAAGEAYVYGGSGYVERGVFESEALTLDSTDSADWLMLRWTPSKPQPAGTTVKAQVGTSSDGLTWTWHGPTGSTSSYFTNPAGQAIYAGDRGKFLKVRFYLTSDFSEPGDAKGDGAGVRTPSVESFSVDYVRFIAPTVSLTWPNGGENLMHGESYAVTWDVTGDLSGSTAIALAYSLDGGSTYTSITSATANDGHYLWTLPSNENVERALIRITATALDGSTVQDTSDGTFSIDPPEFWQTGDGETIDTEPPAITLFAPGEATAGEPLTVRAEVTDETAVTQVALRYTAGDGEPVTVAMSPAGNGVWEVTLLPAEGALELAVIASDGSNVVETPSQSLSVGAAGGAGTAAGGSMTALAVLGAAALGLLAGLSRRRE